The window GACAACCTCACCGTCGCCAAGTTCGGCGACTCCGACAAGGTGCACGTCGGCGACGAGGTGATCGCGGCCGGCGCCCCGCTGGGCCTGCGCAGCACCGTCACCCACGGCATCATCAGCGCGCTGCACCGTCCGATCCCGCTGTCGGGTGAGGGTTCGGACACCGACACCGTCATCGACGCCATCCAGACCGACGCCTCGATCAACCACGGCAACTCCGGCGGCCCGCTGATCAACATGAACTCCGACGTGATCGGAATCAACACGGCCGGAAAGTCGTTGTCCGACAGCGCAAGTGGCCTCGGTTTCGCCATCCCCGTCAACGAGGTCAAGGAGACCGTCGAGACCCTGATCAAGGACGGCAAGATCGCGCACCCGACGCTGGGACTGTCAGCACGCTCGGTGAGCAACGACCTCGCCCAGGGCGCGCAGGTGGCCAACGTCAAGGCTGGCGGGCCTGCCGAGAAGGCAGGCATCCTGGAGAACGACGTCGTGGTCAAGGTGGGTAACCGGAAGGTCGCCGACGCCGACGAGTTCGTGGTCGCGGTGCGCCAGCTCGAGATCGGCCAGGACGCGCCGATCGAGGTCATGCGTGACGGCCGCAAGGTCGTGCTGACGGTGAATCCGGCGCCGGACAACTGACGCGATGTTCGCCAACGTCGGATGGGGCGAGATGCTCCTGCTGGTGGTGGTGGGTTTGGTGATCCTCGGCCCCGAGCGGCTGCCGGGCGCCATCCGGTGGACCTCGGGTGCGCTGCGGCAGGCGCGGGACTACATCAGCGGCGCCACCAACCAACTGCGTGAGGATCTAGGCCCCGAATTCGACGACCTGCGACAGCCGCTGAGCGAGTTGCAGAAGCTGCGCGGGATGACGCCGCGCGCGGCGCTGACCAAGCACCTGCTCGACGGCGACGACTCCTGGCTCACCGAGGCGTTCCAGTCGCCGGAGAAGCCGCATAGTGCGCCGCCGCCGGCGGCGCAGCCCAAGGCGTTCGAGCCGTTGCCGCCCGGAACGCCCGCGCCGTTCGACATTGACGCCACCTAGTCGGCGGTTGAGTGTGCGCTGAGGGGCTGGCTGACTCAAGCCCTGGACGCACACTCGACGGCTAGTGGCGGCGGGTGGTGTCCAGGCCCAGGGACATGCCGGCCAGGCCGCGCTTGCGCTCAGACAGCTTGTCGGCGATGCCCCGCAGTTGCTTGCCCGCCACCGAGTCGGGTGCCGACAGCACCAGAGGTATCCCGGAGTCGCCGGCAGTCACCAGTGCGGGGTCCAGCGGAACCTGGCCCAGCAGTGGCACGTCCGCGCCGACCGCCCGGGAGAGCCGTTCGGCCACCTGCCGGCCGCCGCCCTCGCCGAAGATCTGCATCGTGGTGCCGTCGGGCATCAGAAGCCCGGACATGTTCTCCACCACGCCGGCGACGCGTTGGCGGGTCTGCAGCGCGATCACACCGGCTCGTTCGGCCACCTCGGCCGCGGCGACCTGCGGGGTGGTCACGACGATGATCTCCGCGCCCGGGATCAGCTGCGCGACCGAGATCGCGACGTCGCCGGTGCCGGGCGGCAGGTCGAGCAGCAGAACGTCCAGATCACCCCAGTAGACGTCGGCGAGGAACTGCTGCAGCGCCCGGTGCAGCATCGGTCCGCGCCACACCACCGGGGCGTTGCCCTGGGTGAACTGGGCGATCGAGATGACCTTCACCTCGTGGGCGATAGGCGGCACGATCATCGACTCCACCTGGGTTGGACGGTCGTCGGTGCCCATCATGCGGGGCACGGAGTGGCCGTAGATGTCGGCGTCGAGCAGCCCCACGGACAGCCCGCGCGCAGCCATCGCCGCGGCGAGGTTGACCGTGACGCTGGACTTCCCGACCCCGCCCTTGCCGGAGGCCACCGCGTACACCCGGGTCAGCGAGCCGGGCTGGGCGAACGGGATCACCGGCTCGGCGGCGTCGCCGCGCAGCATCCTGCGCAGTTCAGTGCGCTGCTCGTCGCTCATCACGTCGAGGGTGACCGTGACTGCTCCGGTGCCGGGCACATCGGCGACGGCCTCGGCGACGCGTTCGCTGATCTCGGTCTTCTTCGGGCACGCGGAGGTGGTCAGGTAGATCTCGACGTGCACCGCGCCGTCGTCGGCGACCGTGATGCTCTTGACCATGTTGAGCTCGGTGATCGGGCGGCGCAGTTCCGGATCGATCACCTTGCCCAGGGCAGCGCGGATCGCGCTCTCGAGTTGTGGGGACATCACCGCCGAGTCTAGGTCGCCTGACGATGCGGGCCGACTGAGCCCCTTTCGCCGAGCGTCACCGCAGCGCAGCAGTCGCCATCCGGCGTCACTCTGGTGTGACGCAGGGGCAGCGGCGCGGAGGGTCAGTTGGCCGGTCCGGGCAGCG is drawn from Candidatus Mycolicibacterium alkanivorans and contains these coding sequences:
- the tatB gene encoding Sec-independent protein translocase protein TatB; translation: MFANVGWGEMLLLVVVGLVILGPERLPGAIRWTSGALRQARDYISGATNQLREDLGPEFDDLRQPLSELQKLRGMTPRAALTKHLLDGDDSWLTEAFQSPEKPHSAPPPAAQPKAFEPLPPGTPAPFDIDAT
- a CDS encoding Mrp/NBP35 family ATP-binding protein, whose protein sequence is MSPQLESAIRAALGKVIDPELRRPITELNMVKSITVADDGAVHVEIYLTTSACPKKTEISERVAEAVADVPGTGAVTVTLDVMSDEQRTELRRMLRGDAAEPVIPFAQPGSLTRVYAVASGKGGVGKSSVTVNLAAAMAARGLSVGLLDADIYGHSVPRMMGTDDRPTQVESMIVPPIAHEVKVISIAQFTQGNAPVVWRGPMLHRALQQFLADVYWGDLDVLLLDLPPGTGDVAISVAQLIPGAEIIVVTTPQVAAAEVAERAGVIALQTRQRVAGVVENMSGLLMPDGTTMQIFGEGGGRQVAERLSRAVGADVPLLGQVPLDPALVTAGDSGIPLVLSAPDSVAGKQLRGIADKLSERKRGLAGMSLGLDTTRRH